The Tautonia plasticadhaerens nucleotide sequence GACAGATCGAGGCCAAGGCCGTCCGCAAGCTCCAGCATCCGGTCCGAAGCCGGCAGCTGGAAGGCTTCCTGGAAAGTACCGGCTGACACCGGACACCAAACCGCCGGTCGCCCCGAGAGGCGACCGGCGGTTTTTTTGTCCCTGGAGGGATCGAACGATGGGACCGCTCCTCGCCGGCATCGCCACCCTCCGCGACCGGGCCCCGGCCGTCGCCCGATCGCCCCGGGCCTCCGCCGCCCTCGGGGGGCTCGCCGGACTTCCGGCCCTCCGGCCCGGCGCGATCGCCCCCGCCTCGATGCCCGCGATGGCGGCGGATCCTCCCCCGGTCGAGGCCGGTCCCATCGCCACCGGCCCGTCCTGTTTGCCCTTTTCCTGTTGATCGCCTGGTCGAGGCCGGTCATCCTCGGCGTCATCTCCCCGCACCGCACCCCCGACCGGAGCCCCGTCCGGAGTCCGTGAGTCGTCCGGGACGCAGTCGAATCGACGCACCTTCCCCCCAGTTCGGAGCCCAACCCCGATGCCCGCGACCGTCAACGATCTCCGCGGACTCCACGACCTTCACCGCCGCGCCAAGGCCATCCGCGATCGTCTGGAGTCCGGGCCCAAGACCCTCGCCGCCCGCCAGCGGGGCCTGGAGAAGCGTCGCCAGGCCCTCGAGGAGGCCCGGGAGGCCCTGAAGCATCGGAAGGCCGACGTCCACCGGCAGGAGATGCAGGTCCAGAGCCAGCGGACCCGGGTCGACGACCTCCGCGTGAAGCTCAACGCGGTCAAGAAGAACGAGGAATACAAGGCGATCATGAGCGAGATCGCCATGATCAACAACACGATCGCCCACCAGGAGGACGCCATCCTCGAGCTGATGCAGGGGGTCGAGACCTCCGCCGCCGAGCTCGCCGCCCAGGAGGCCGAGGCGGCCAGGTTCGCCGGGGAAGTCGAGGCCCTCCGGGTCGACGTCGAGACGAAGGCCGAGGGCCAGCGGGCCCAGCTCAAGGAGCTGGAAGGGGCCATCGCGGAGAGCGAGTCCGTCGTCCCCGAGGAGGACCGCGAGCGCTACCGCCGCACCGTCCGGGGCCAGGGGGACGACGCCTTCGCAGGGGTCGACTCCCACACCCGGGCCT carries:
- a CDS encoding zinc ribbon domain-containing protein, whose amino-acid sequence is MPATVNDLRGLHDLHRRAKAIRDRLESGPKTLAARQRGLEKRRQALEEAREALKHRKADVHRQEMQVQSQRTRVDDLRVKLNAVKKNEEYKAIMSEIAMINNTIAHQEDAILELMQGVETSAAELAAQEAEAARFAGEVEALRVDVETKAEGQRAQLKELEGAIAESESVVPEEDRERYRRTVRGQGDDAFAGVDSHTRACDGCNQVITIQAVSELMNAEHLVYCKTCGRIMYLVED